In the Bombiscardovia apis genome, TTCACAACCCTCAACTCCTTCTTAGTCATGGTACAGAAAGAGGTTGCCGACCGCCTCGTAGCCCGCCCTGGCAGCAAAATTTACGGGGTGCCTTCCGCCAAACTCGCTTGGTACGGTCGGGCTAGTCTCGCGGGCAACATTGGGCGCAATGTCTTCTGGCCGGCCCCAAACGTTGATTCTGCCCTCGTCTCCTTCACGAGGCAGGCAGACGGGCAACTTACACAAGGCGCTCAGCGTGAGCAGGTCTTCCGATTAATCGATGCCGCCTTCGCCCAGCGCCGTAAAACCTTGCGAGCTGCCCTCCACGGCGTGGTGGATGACGAAGCGTTTGCCCAAGCTGGCATCGATTCAAAACGCAGAGGCGAGACACTGACCATCCAAGAATTTGCACGACTGGCCGAGTGCTCAGAGTCACCAGCGCAGGCTAAAGTAGGGAGCAGCCAAGTACTAAAAGGGGTTGAGCTATGACGTTTCCCGATGCCCTCGACGAGCGTGAAGCCCGCCGCCAGTTCGTTCGTCGCCGTCAAAAGATGGTGTTTACTATCGCCATCAGCACCTTGGCAGTCATCCTCGTGGTTGCTCTAGTTTTCACCCTTAGTGCTGTAAGGCATTCTAAGAAGCAGACGCAGCAAACGAAGCCTAACTATGGCATTGCTGCACCCTGCGCTCCAGCTAACGCCACGGTGCTCAACCATCCAGAAGTCCGCGTGCGCGTACTCAACGGCACCAACAAGACTGGCTTGGGTAGTGCAGTGATGAAAACACTGCGAAACCGAGGTTTTAACATGCAGGGTGCCGGCGATTTTGCTACCAAAACGGAGCTAGCTCGTACCGAAATCCGCTTCGGGGCCAACGGCATCTCCCAAGGCTACACGGTTGCAGGGCAGTTCAGCGATGCCATCATGCGCATGGATGACCGGCAAGATGACCTCGTAGACGTGGTCATTGGTGCCACGTTCAATGACTTAGTCAAGGAAAAGCAGGTCGTCGGCGTGGGCAAGCCCATCGAATCCTTCAAGGAATGTGTGGCAGATCCTAAGACGATGAAGGATCTGCCCAAGTTCGAGTAGCTTTACTGCTGCTGAGCCCACCAAGATTCAAGCTCCGCGCGAGCCACCTGCTCGTCAACCGGGCCCTGATCTAGGCGATAGTCCAGCATATGCTTGTAGGCTTTGCCAACCATTGGGCCGGGTGCAAGACCTAGGATTTCCATGATTTGCTGACCGTCCAAATCGGGGCGGATAGCGTCCAAGTCTTCCCTTTGTTTGAGCTCTCGCACCCTATCTTCCAGCTCATCCATAGCTGCGGAAAATACCTGCGCCTTACGCTGGTTGCGAGTGGTGGCATCTGCCCGGGTCAGGCGATTCAAACGTTCAAAGAGCGAACCCGTTTCCTTGGCATAGCGCCGCACAGCCGCATCGGACCACCGCTCATCTACATATCCGTGGAAGCGCAAGTGCATGGCAATCAAATCGCACACATCTTCGATAAGATGGTGGTCAAAGCGCAGAGCTTTCAGTCGCTTGCGAGCCATTTTGGCACCGACCACATCGTGATGGTGGAAACTCACCTTGCCGCCAGACTCAAAACGCCGGGTGGCAGGCTTGCCTATATCGTGTAAGAGGGCCGCCAGTCGCAAGGTCAAGTCTGGAGCAGGCACAGGGCCGTCTGGGCCGGTTTCTAAAGCCACAGCGCGATCTAAGACCATCAGCGAGTGTTCATAGACGTCCTTGTGCCTGTGGTGC is a window encoding:
- a CDS encoding LytR C-terminal domain-containing protein; the protein is MTFPDALDEREARRQFVRRRQKMVFTIAISTLAVILVVALVFTLSAVRHSKKQTQQTKPNYGIAAPCAPANATVLNHPEVRVRVLNGTNKTGLGSAVMKTLRNRGFNMQGAGDFATKTELARTEIRFGANGISQGYTVAGQFSDAIMRMDDRQDDLVDVVIGATFNDLVKEKQVVGVGKPIESFKECVADPKTMKDLPKFE